Part of the Brevibacillus brevis genome is shown below.
GGGGTCACCTTTGACAATACGCTGGAGCTGATGTCCCGCATTCGTCGCTATGCGACCCCTGCGGTACTGGAAATTTCCTCGCTTGACGCGGTCGTGCCGGGATTTGATGCGTACTTCATCCCGCTTGTCCTCAATGCGGGGGACCCGGACTGGATCTTTGCTCCTCACGTCTCGGGCCTTACAGCGTACGGCTCCTACATACATTGGGATGACATCATCACGGAAGGCTATCTGATTGCCAATCCCGATGCAGGAGTCGCCCAGCTGACACGGGCCCGCCCCGTCGAGGATGCGGCCGAAGCCAAGGCGTACGCACAGGTCGCCACCAAAATCTGCCGCCTCCCGCTTGTTTACGTGGAATACAGCGGAGCGTACGGCGACCCGCAAATCGTTCGGGCTTGCCGGGCAGGCGCGGATGAAGCGCACCTTTTTTACGGGGGAGGCATCCGTACTCCCGAGCAGGCAGCCGAGATGGCGGCCATTGCCGATACGGTCGTGGTGGGCAATGTGATTTACGACGATCTGCAGGCGGCACTGGCTACGGTGAAAGCCGTGAAGGCGCTGTAAAGAAAAGGCTGCTGGCTGGACGGATGGGTCCAGAAAAACAAAGCATCATGAATGAAAGCCGAGTCGAACAGGAAGTACCTGTGGCGCTCGGCTTTTTTTGTACAGATAGGAATTAATAAAATTCCTATCCAGTATAAGGGCAACATAGCGAGACTTCGAACACAGTGAGATAGCGAGACTTGTGCCCTTTGGGTACCGCGGCTCCGCCAAAAGGCATGGCGTAGCCAGGTTTTCTAAGTTTCTTTGACAAGGGGAAAAGAGGAGCGGATGAAACATGAACGAAAAACTGCAGGAAGTCGTACGACTGCGAACGGCAGGGAATTTGGAGGAAGCGAGAGCACTCGCGCTGCAGCTGGCAAGTGAATCTCCCGCAGACCCTGTCGTCCACTACCAGTGCGCGTGGTGCCACGATGCCGCCGGCCTGGAAAGGGAAGCCGTTCCATTTTACGAAAGGGCGATCCAGCTCGGGCTTCGGCCAGAGGACGATTTGGCGGGAGCCTTGCTGGGACTGGGAAGCACGTACCGCACGCTGGGGCAGTACGAGCAGGCGGCTGAGACCCTCGCCAAAGGCATGCAGCAATTCCCTGAAGACCGCGCCTTCCCCGTGTTCCTCTCCATGGCCTTCTACAACCTCGGCAGACATCACGAAGCGATGCGGCTGCTCATGCAAAACCTCGCGGAGACGACGAGCGATCCCGCCATTTCCGCGTACCGGAAAGCGATTTTGTTTTACGCCGACGATCTGGACAAGACCTGGTAAGCAGGAGTTCACGCAGCCCCCGTTGTACATGTACATCAGCGGGGGGTGCCTATGTACAAATTGATTCTGGTAGATGACGAGGAAGACGTGAGAGAAGGGGTCAGCCAGGAAATCGACTGGCACGCGCACGGCTTTGAGGTGCTGGCAAAAGCCGAGAACGGCAAGGAGGCGCTGGATCTGGTGGAGCGTCTGCGGCCGGATGTGGTCGTCACCGACATCCGCATGCCGTTCATGGATGGGCTGCAGCTCGCAGAGGCTGTACGGCGGCAGTTTCCGGCGACCCGTATCATCATTCTCACGGGCTTCGACGAGTTTGAATACGCGCAAAAAGCGGTCAAGCTCCACATTGACGAATACGTGCTCAAACCGTTTTCCGCCGTCGAGCTGATCGACGCGCTCGGCAAGGTGAAGGCTCGGATGGACGAGGAAGCGGCCCATCGGGAGAACAACCAGCTTTTGCGGGAGAGCTATCGAAAAAGCTTGCCTGTCCTGAGGGAAGTTTTTTTGTCATCCCTGCTGAATCGCGGACTGGCGAAGGAGGACATCCTGGCGAAAGCGACCGAGTACGGTGTGCAGCTGATTGGAAGCGAATATCTGGTGGCGCTTGTCTGCCTCGATCAGAAGAACAAGGAAGAGCAGCACATCCTGCTGTTCGCCGTCAAAAACATCGCGGAAGAACAGCTGACGCTCGGAGAGTGCCCCGGCCTCGTCTTTTTGCACAACGATCAGGTCGTGCTTCTGCTGCGAAAGGAACAGGACAGGGAGGATCGCCTGGAGCGGCTGTTTCAGTCGGTCGGGGAGGAGATCAGGCGCTCCGTTGAAAAGTACCTGGGTGTCACGGTGACGGTAGGTGTCGGCACGGTGGTCCGCGAGTTGACGGAGCTGCCGTACTCGTACGAGGAGGCGGCAGTGGCGGTAGACTACAAGAGCATCCTGGGAAACAATCGGCTCATTTTCATCTGCGACGTGGAAAAGCAGCCGCGGGACAGCGTCCGTTTCGACGAGCGAAAAGAACACGAGCTGGTCCGCTGCATCAAAATGGGGACCTTGCCCGAGCTGCATCAGGCGGTGGAGGAGCTGTTCGCCGAGGTGACGGATGGCAACGTCTCCATTCAAGACTATCGTATCTACCTGCTGGAGATCATGACCACGATTTTGAAAACCGCCCAGCGCGCCGATCTCGACATGGACCAGCTGTTTGGCGGCCAGGCGCGGCTGCTTGCGGAAATCACCTCGTTCAACAGCGTGCAGGAGGCCCGAGACCGGATCATTGACCTTTGCGAGAAAATCATGGGCGGCATCGCGAACGGCCGGACCCATACATACAAGCGGCTTGTCGACCAGGCGATCGCTTATACCCTCAAGAACTACCAATCCCCTGACATTTCGATCCACAAGGTGTGCGCAGAGCTGCACATCAGTCCAGGCTATTTCAGCAGCATTTTCAAAAGAGAGACCAAGACGACGTTCGTGACCTACCTGCTGCAGCTCCGCATGGAAAAAGCCAAAGAGCTGCTGCGAACCACGGACCTGAAAACGTTTGAGATCGCGGAGCGGGTGGGCTACTCCGATGCGAACTACTTCAGCTTTTGCTTTCGAAAACACGTCGGCCAGTCAGCTAAAGAGTACCGAAGCAGCAGCGGCAAAGAGGAGTGACCGATGAGAAAGCTCCTCGTTGGCGTAGTGGATTCGGTCAAGGCCAAGAGCATCCAGTTCATCATTACGACGTCTTTTACCCTCGTCACCGTGCTGGTCGTGCTGTTTGTCGGCGTCATGCTGTACAGCAAATTCACCGAGACAGCGGAGCAAAACGCCTACCTCAATACACAGCAAATTCTCGAACAGGTCAAGTACAACCTCGACAGCTACCTGAACGGGACCACGCAAATCTTCGAGCTGGTCGACGACAAGATCAGGCGAAGCCAGTCCATTTCCTCGGAAAAGCTGAACGAACAGCTGGAAGCCATCGTGGAGACGCGGAAGGACATCGTCTCGATCGCGGTGTTCAGCAGGAAGGGAGAGCTCTTGATGGGCACTCCGGCCAGGGCGATGCGCAAAAACAGCAAGCTCACGGATCAGAGCTGGTTTCAATCGGCGATCGATGATCCGAACAACCTATCGTTTTCTTTGCCGCACATCCAAAACCTGTTCAAGGGAGAGTACACCTGGGTCGTCTCCATGAGCCGAGGGATCACGGTCAAGGGACCAAGCGGCGATGTCCAAGCGGTACTGCTCGTCGATGTAAACTTCAAGGAGATCGACGACCTCTGCCAGCGAGTCGGCTTGGGGAAAAAAGGGTACGTGTACATCATCGACCTGGTCGGGAATATCGTCTACCATCCGCAGCAGCAGTTGATTTACGTCGGCCTGAAAAACGAAAACCGCTCCTTGCCGCTGAAGTATTCGTACGGCAGCTACGTCGACGATAGCGGCAAAGAGAAGCGCCTTATCACGATCAAGACCGTCGATCAGCTAGGCTGGAAGATCATCGGCGTCTCTTACATGGACGACATCGCCACGACGAAAAGCGAGATCAGCCGCTTCCTCATTTGGCTGTTGATTGTGGTGAGCATCATCGTCCTGTTTGTTCTCTCGTACATCTCGGCGAAAATTTCGCGTCCGATCAAAATGCTCGAGCGATCGATGGAGCGTGTGGAGCAAGGCGATTTTACGGTCAACGAACCGATTCGCGGCAGCCATGAAGTGGAGCAGCTGTCCCTGCGCTTTCATTTGATGGTGGCCAAAGTCAGGGAGCTGATGAGCCAGATCATCCGGGAGCAGGAGGCCAAGCGGAAAAGCGAGCTGGAAGTGCTGCAGGCGCAGATTCACCCGCATTTTTTGTACAATACGCTGAATTCCGTAGTGCGGATGGTCGGCATCGGGAAAAACGAAGACGTCATCACGACGATCACGTCCTTGTCCAAGCTGTTTCGCATCAGCCTCAGCCGGGGCAAGAGCGTCATCACGGTGCAGGAAGAGCTGGAGCACGTCCGCCATTACCTGATCATTCAAAAAATGCGCTACAAGCAGAAATTCGCGTACTGGATCGAGGCGCAGGAGGAAGTGCTGTCCTGCAGGACGCCGAAGCTGCTGCTACAGCCGATCGTGGAAAATGCCATCTACCACGGCATCGAGCACATGGCGGATCCCGGAGAGATTCACGTGTCGGCCTCCTTGTGCGACGGGAAGGTGCTGCTTCAGGTGCGGGACAACGGGCTGGGCATGTCCCCCGATGTGCGGGAGCGGGTGCTGGCAGGCACGTACAAGAGCGAGGGCGGATCGGGAGTAGGCATCCGCAACGTGCATGAGCGCATCCGGCTGTCCTTTGGAGACGAGTACGGGCTGGAAATCGAGAGCGAACTGGAGGTAGGGACAGTGGTCAACGTATGGATTCCCTGCCGGCGAGACGACGAAGGGCAAGAGGGGTGAGCGGATGGGGGCAATCAAGCGCTATGGAGTATACGTACTGCTGCTGGCGGCAGCCATTGCCGCCTCTGTCTCCTGGTACTCCCGGACGGTCGATTCGGCGCCGGACAAGAAAAAGACGGTGGCGCTGATCGTGCGGATGAAGCACGGGGACTACTGGCGCACCGTGAAGCTGGGGGCGGAAATGGCTGCCAAGGAATACGATCTCAACCTCAACTTTTACGCTCCCGACTATGAAGAGGACTCCCAGAGCCAGATGGAGCTGGTAAACCAGGCTGCACGGGACGGGTATGACGCGCTGGTCGTCGCCCCGAGCGACGACAGCGTGCTGCAGGAGGCGATCTCCCAGACCAAAGGGGGCGTGCCGATCATCGCGCTTGATGCGGAGGGAGAGCGGGCGGAGGTAGCCGGCTACATCGGCACGGACAATTACGATATGGGCAAGAAGGCGTGCGAGAAGATGATTCAGCTGATCGGCAAGAGTGGCCGTATCGCTCTCGTCGGCACGGGCAGAGGCAAGGAAGGGGCGACGCGCCGGGAACAGGGAGTGCGCGATGTGATCGCCCAGAACAGGCAGGTGGAGCTGGTGGCGAGCCGGTACGCCCAGCCGGACAAGAAGCTGGTGGGCGAGCTCATCCGCGAGCTGATTCAAAGCGAGCCGGACATCAGGGGAATCATCGCCCTGGACGCTGGCACCTCGATCAGCGTGGCGGAGGAGATCGAAAAGCTCGGCTTGCAGGAAAAGGTAAAGATTGTCGCGATCGACAGCCCGCTGGAGGTGCTGGAATATTTGCAGGAAGGAGTCATATCGGCAACGGTCATCCAGAAGCCGTTTTCGATGGGGTATCTCGGCGTCAAATACGCGCTGGATGCCAGCCGGGGAGCGGGTGTGCCGAGCCGGGTCGACACGGGGACGAAGGTCATCGACCGCGAGAACATGTTTTGGTCCGAAAACCAGAAGCTGCTGTTCCCCTTTGTCAAATAGCCGGCAAACTGATGAGAATTTTCATGAAAAAGCGGAGGATTTTCGATGGTCTGCTGATTGGAAAACGCTTACATTTACTATATATCAGATGAACACATAGGGGATAAAGGGGGAAGTTTTCATGAGAAAGCTGATTGCCAGTACGCTGGTCGCGGCGGTAACGCTCACCGTCGTCGGATGTTCCCAATCTTCGGGCACCTCGCAGCCTGCAGCCTCGGGGGGAGGGGGCGGCAGCTCATCTGCACCCGCTCCTTCTGCGCCCGCACCGGCTCCAGCAGCCGAAGGCCAACCCAAAATCGGCGTGGCCATTTACAAGTTTGACGATACGTTCATGACGGGTGTGCGCAATGCGATTTCCAAAGCGGCGGAAGGCAAGGCAGAGGTGGACATCGTCGACAGCCAAAACGCCCAGCCGACCCAAAATGACAAAGTCGATCTGTTCATCAACAAAAAGGTAAACGCGCTCGCCATCAACCCGGTGGACCGTACGGCGGCCGGTGTCATCATCGACAAAGCCAAGCAAGCGAACATCCCGGTCGTCTTCTTCAACCGCGAGCCGATGCCGGAGGATATGCAGAAGTGGGATAAGGTGTACTACGTGGGTGCGAAAGCCGAAGAATCCGGAACGATCTCCGGGCAGCTCCTCGTGGACTACTGGAAGGCCCATCCGGAAGCGGACAAAAACAAGGACGGCGTACTGCAATATGTGATGCTCAAGGGCGAGCCGGGGCACCAGGACGCCGAGTTGCGCACCAAGTACTCCGTCAAGGCGATCGAAGACGCGGGGATCAAGGTGGAAAAGGTCGCGGAAGATACGGCGATGTGGGACCGCGTGAAAGGCCAGGAAAAAATGGCGGCGTTCCTGGCAGCCTCCGGTGACAAGATCGAAGCGGTGCTGGCAAACAACGACGACATGGCCCTGGGCGCAATCGAAGCCCTGAAAGCTGCGGGCTACTTCACCAACGGAAAATACATGCCCGTCGTAGGGGTAGACGCGACGGCGCCGGCGCTCAAGGAACTGGAAGCGGGCACGCTGCTCGGCACGGTGCTCAACGACGCGAACAACCAGGGCAAGGCGACGCTCAACATCGCGGCAGCCCTGGCCAAAGGGGAGACGCCCAACAAGGAAACGACCGGCTATGACATTACGGATGGCAAATACGTATGGGTGCCGTACAAAAAAATCACGAAGGAAAACATGAACGACGCAAAATAGGGCTTCCTGCCGGCGACTGGACTGATCGCTTGGGGGAAACGAAACGGGCGAGAGAGTCGGTGGATGGATGTATCGATCTGTCTCTCTTGCCCTTTTCCTGCCTTTGGGGGCGGCTGCGATCCTCCGCGAGATCCACATTCACAGGCGAGGAGGCATGGACATGAGTCAAAGCGATTACGTGCTTGAAATGAAGCACATTTCCAAAGAGTTTCCGGGTGTGAAGGCGCTGGACGACGTCACGCTGCGAGTGCGGCCAGGTACCGTGCACGCTCTGATGGGAGAAAACGGCGCCGGCAAGTCCACCTTGATGAAATGCCTGTTTGGCATCTACAAGCCGGATTCGGGCGAAATCGTACTGAGCGGAGAGAGGGTGGCGTTCGCCAGCTCGAAGGACGCGCTCATGCACGGGATCTCGATGATTCACCAGGAGCTGCACCCGGTTCCTTTTCGCAGCGTGATGGAGAACATCTGGCTGGGGCGCTTTCCCGTCAGGAAGATCGGGCCCTTTCCGTTCGTGGACGAGAACAAAATGGTGCGGGATACGGAGAAGCTGTTCGCGGATCTCGGAATGGAGATGAATCCGTACGAGATCGTGCGCAATTTGTCCGTATCCAAGGTGCAGTCGCTGGAGATCGCCAAAGCCGTCTCGTACCAATCCAAAGTCATCGTCATGGATGAACCGACTTCCTCGCTCACCGGAAACGAAGTGGAGCAGCTGTTTTCCATCATCCGCGAGCTGAAGAGCAGGGGAGTATCGATTATTTACATTTCCCACAAAATGGAGGAGATTTTGCGCATTTCCGACGACGTGACGATCATGCGCGACGGCAGGCTGATCGGCACCTGGCCCGCCGCGGAGCTGACGACGGACCTGATCATATCCCGGATGGTGGGCCGTGACCTGACTCAACGCTTTCCGCAGAAGAGCAGTACGCCCGGAGATGTCGTGCTCAAGGTCGAGGGGCTGACCTCCGCTTTCGCCCATTCGTTTCAGGATGTGTCGTTCGAGCTGCGCCGGGGGGAGATTCTCGGTGTGGGCGGTCTGGTGGGAGCACAGCGTACGGAGCTGATCGAAGCGCTGTTCGGCTTGCGGCAAATCGCGTCGGGAAGGATCGTGCTGCACGGAAAGGAAGTGCGAATCCGCTCCCCGAAGGAAGCGAAAAAGCACAAGATGGCTTTGCTCACGGAAGAGCGCCGGGTGACGGGAATCATTCCGGTCCTGCCCGTCCTGGAGAATACCGTAGTCGCCAACCTGGCCAAATACCAGACGCGCTACCTGCTGCTTCATGAGCGGAGGCGCCGGGAGGATGTCAGTCAGAGCATCGACATGCTCCGGGTGAAGACGCCGTCGATGAAGACCCTGATCAAAAACCTGTCGGGCGGCAACCAGCAGAAGGTCCTGCTGGCGAGATGGCTGCTGACGGAGCCGGATATTCTTTTGCTGGACGAACCTACCCGCGGCGTAGATGTCGGGGCCAAGTACGAAATATACTCCATCATCGCGGACCTCGCGCGGCAAGGGAAAAGCATCGTCATGATCTCCTCGGAGATGCCCGAGCTGCTCGGGATGTCGGACCGGATCATGGTCATGTGCGAAGGGCGGCTCTCGGGCGTCATCGCCGGTGCCGACGCGACAGAAGAAGAGATCATGAGGCTGGCAACCAAACATTTGGTTTGACCGGGAAAGGAGGACTCACATGAGCAGCACTGCTCAAAAGCAAATACAAGGCTTCGTGACGCAAAACGCCATCTACATCGTCCTGGTCGTGCTCATCGTTGGCATCGCGATCTATGAGCCTCATTTTCTGTCAATCACGACCTTGCGGGATATTCTGCTCCAGTCGTCGACGCGGGCGATCATCGCCTTGGGAGCGGCGTTCGTCCTGATCACGGGAGGGACGGACCTCTCGGCGGGGCGTGTCGTCGGCTTGACTGCCGTCATATCGGCATCCCTGCTGCAGGATCAGGACTACCCGCGACGATTTTTCCCCGATTTGCCGGACCTGCCGCTGCTGGTGCCGATCCTGATCGCCATCGCGGCAGGCCTCGTCGTTGGACTGATCAATGGCATCATCGTGTCCCGCTTTAGCGTCCCGCCGTTTATCGCCACGCTTGGCACGATGGTCATCGTATACGGCGTCAACTCGATCTACTTCGACATGGAACCGAACCAGTCGCAGCCGATCGGAGGGCTGCGAAAGGACTTCAGCCATCTGGGCACCGGTTTTATCGGCCCGAGCGGCCCTTATTCCGTGCCGTACATCGTGATCATCGCCATTGTGGTGGCGCTGCTCGTCTGGGTGATCTTCAACAAGACGAGGCTCGGCAAAAACATGTACGCCATCGGGGGAAATATCCAGGCGGCGACGGTGTCCGGCATCAATGTGGCCTGGAACCTGATGATCATCTACGCCATCGCTGGAGCCTTGTACGGACTGGGCGGCGTGCTGGAGTCTGCGCGGACGGGCGGCGCGACGAACAACTACGGCAACATGTACGAGCTGGATGCCATTGCGGCGTGCGTCGTCGGCGGGGTGTCCACTTCGGGAGGAATCGGCACGGTGCCGGGCGTGCTGGCCGGCGTCCTCATCTTTGGCGTCATCAACTACGGGCTGACGTTTATCGGGGTAAACCCGTACTGGCAGCTCATCATCAAAGGGCTGATCATCGTGGCGGCCGTCGCGTTTGACATCCGCAAATATTTGGCGAAAAAGTAGAGCGATGCAAGAATCAAGGAAGAACCCCGACTGTGCCTCATCCTTGGAGACAGTCGGGGATTCTTCGTCCTCGCTCTATTTGTGCTTGTTGCGCGGTACGTAATCAGGGTAGTCGGTGATGATGTCGTCGACCCCGGCTTTCAGCAGCGGCTCGACTTCCTCGGGCTTGCGGACGGTCCAGACCGAGATTTGCATGCCGAGGTCGTGGATGCGGTCCACGAGGTCTTTTGTCACCAGCTTTTGCGTCGGGTTCACGTAATCCGAATAGACAGCAAATTCGGCCAGCTTCTCGTCCGTCAGATCTTCCTTGTTGCTGGTCAGTACCCCGATCGGAACCTTGGGCAGCAGCTTGTGGAAGGTCTTCATGGAGTCAAAATTGAAGGACTGCACGATGATCTTTTCGTTTGCAGGCTTGTCCAAATTCCGCTCAGCCAGGGCGTCGGCCACTTTTTCCTCGATCCCCGGATACAGCTCCGGCGATTTCAGCTCGATGAGAATGCCTGTTTTTCCTCGGAATTCATCCAGGACTTCTTCAAAGGACGGGATGCGTTCCCCGGCGAATTCGGGTCCGAAGAAACTGCCGGCATCCAGTTGGCGAAGCTCGTCCCACGTGAAGCTTCCCACTTTTCCGGTGCCGTCCGTGGTACGGTCTACCGTGGTGTCATGGATGACGACGAGCTTGCCGTCTTTGGTTGCCTGCACGTCGAGCTCGATGTAGTCGGCTTTCATTTTGACGGCTTTGCGGAAGGCAGCCATGGTGTTCTCCGGAGCATAGCCGGACGCTCCCCGGTGGGCGATGGTGTCCACCCGATCAGCCTTTTCGCTCGGCGCAGCGGAAACAGACAGCGGTTGAAGCAGTCCCGTCAAAACAGTGGCGGCAAGCAATGTCTTCCTCACTCGATTCATGTCTACATTCCTCCTTTGATTGGAACTTCCCCTTGACTATAAGAAAAGCATGTAAAGCCTCGGTAAAGTCCATGTAAAGATGTGCTTATACGGTTGTTTTTCGTTCGGAAGACCCTGATCCCCGCCTCGATACACGTTTCCAAGGAACTGGGGAACCCGCATTTCCCAGGAAAAAGGAGGGAAGAGGTACCCGATCCAAAGACGCAGAAGACCCCGAAACTAAATGGGGCAATCTTCCGTCCAACATCTAAAGGAAATTCTTTTGGATGGAGGGAACGGGATGAAGCCGATCACGCGCGGCAGATGGGCTGCTGGCGTTTGCTACTACCGCTGGAAAAGGCGGACGGAATGGCTCTTCGGCAGAAAGAAATACGCTCGGGAAAGGCAGTCGGGCAAGCTGCCGCACGTTCATTTTCGCCACCGGACGATTCTGCTCCGCCCACTGAAAGCCTTTCAGCTGCATGTGTACGTAACCGAGTCGCACCTGGTAGGAGAATGGCGTTCGGACATGCCGCCGACACGAACGTATGAGATCGTAGAAAAGGAACACGCCATCCAGCCGGCCATCTGGGGCGGGTACGAGCGCTCCAACCATTTGTACCGCAACGTCTGCACGCTGGACGGGGAGTGGCTGTACGAGGAATGGGTGACGCAAAATCAAGCGAGGATGATGTACGAGCCGCTTTTGACGGAAGGTGCGGGAGGATGATCTTTCCTCCTGTTGATCCCAACTGGAACTCCACTGCGATCTGTGCGAAAATAGGAACATATGCTTTCGTCTAGGAACGTGGAAAGGTGGACTCATACATATGTCATCTGTTGAGCGAATTACATCTGGCCTGAATCCGGAGCAGCGCGAAGCTGTTCTCACTACGGAAGGGCCGGTCCTGATACTGGCCGGTGCAGGCAGCGGAAAGACCAAGGTGCTCACCCAGCGCATTGCTTATCTCATCAGCGTCAAGCAGGTGGCGCCTTGGAGCATTTTGGCGATTACGTTTACGAATAAGGCAGCGCGCGAGATGCAAAACCGTGTGGCAGGCATCATTGGCGGTGCGGCGGCGCAGGATGCGTGGATTTCGACGTTCCACTCCTTGTGCGTGCGCATTTTGCGGCGGGATATCGACCGCCTGGGGATCAGCCGCAGCTTCTCCATTTTGGACGCGGGCGATCAGCTCTCTGTCGTCAAGCAGTGCATGAAGGACTTGAATCTCGATCCGAAGCAGTACGAGCCGCGGTCCATCCTGGCTACGATCAGCTCGGCGAAAAACGAGCTGACCGATCCGGCGACCTTTGCAAGGCTGGCGGGAGATCCGTTCGCACAGGCGGCTGCCAAGGTGTACGAAGCGTATCAGAAAAAGCTGAAAAACAACCAGTCGCTGGACTTTGACGACCTGATCATGACGACAGTGCGGCTGTTCAAAGAAGTGCCGGAAGTGCTGGAGTTTTACCAGAAGAAATTCCGCTACATCCACGTCGATGAGTACCAGGATACCAACCGCGCCCAGTACCTGCTGATTTCCATGCTGGCGGACATGCACCGCAACGTCTGCTGCGTGGGTGACGCCGACCAGAGCATCTACAAGTGGCGAGGCGCTGATATTTCTATCATTTTAAACTTTGAAAAAGACTATCCCGAAGCGAAAATGATCAAACTGGAGCAAAACTACCGTTCCACCAAAACGATCCTGCAAGCGGCCAACCAGGTGATCGCCAACAACAAGCTGCGCAAGGAAAAGAAGCTGTGGACAGAAAACGCGGGCGGCGAGAAAATCGCCTGCTTCCAGGGGGATTCGGAGCACGACGAGGCTTACTTCATCGTCGATTCCATCCGCAGGCAGATGGCCCAGTACAAGCGCTACGACAAGTTCGCCGTGCTGTACCGGACCAATGCCCAGTCCCGTGTGGTGGAGGAAGTGTTCATCAAGTCGAACATCCCGTACACCATCGTGGGCGGTACGAAGTTCTACGACAGAAAAGAAATCAAGGACATCCTCGCCTACTTGCGGCTGATTTCCAACCCGGACGACGACATCAGCCTCACCCGCATCATCAATGTCCCCAAGCGGAATATCGGGGATACGACGGTGGAAAAGCTGCAAGCGTACGCCAACGCAAACGGAATGTCCCTCTACCAGGCCATCCAGGATACGGCCTACATGGGGCTGCCCGCCCGCACGACCAATGCAATTCTTTCCTTTAACGACCTGATCACCAACCTGATGAACATGACGGACTACCTGAGCGTCACGGAGCTGGTCGAGGAAGTGCTGAAACGCTCCGGGTACCGGGAGTCGCTGAAGGAAGACAAAACGCTGGAAGCGCAGGCGCGCCTGGAGAACATCGAGGAGTTTCTGTCCGTGACCCAGGAGTTCGAGCGCAAAAACGAGGACAAGAGCCTACTCGCCTTTTTGACCGACCTCGCACTGGTCGCGGATATCGACTCGCTTGGCGATGACGGGGCGCAGGAGGAAGTCTCCGCCGAAGGGCAAGTCGTCCTCATGACGCTGCACAGCGCCAAGGGTCTGGAATTTCCCGTCGTTTTCCTCGTCGGCATGGAGGAGGGCGTATTCCCTCACAGCCGCTCGCTCTTTGACGAGTCCGAGATGGAGGAGGAGCGCCGCCTTGCCTACGTAGGGATCACACGGGC
Proteins encoded:
- a CDS encoding sugar ABC transporter ATP-binding protein; the protein is MSQSDYVLEMKHISKEFPGVKALDDVTLRVRPGTVHALMGENGAGKSTLMKCLFGIYKPDSGEIVLSGERVAFASSKDALMHGISMIHQELHPVPFRSVMENIWLGRFPVRKIGPFPFVDENKMVRDTEKLFADLGMEMNPYEIVRNLSVSKVQSLEIAKAVSYQSKVIVMDEPTSSLTGNEVEQLFSIIRELKSRGVSIIYISHKMEEILRISDDVTIMRDGRLIGTWPAAELTTDLIISRMVGRDLTQRFPQKSSTPGDVVLKVEGLTSAFAHSFQDVSFELRRGEILGVGGLVGAQRTELIEALFGLRQIASGRIVLHGKEVRIRSPKEAKKHKMALLTEERRVTGIIPVLPVLENTVVANLAKYQTRYLLLHERRRREDVSQSIDMLRVKTPSMKTLIKNLSGGNQQKVLLARWLLTEPDILLLDEPTRGVDVGAKYEIYSIIADLARQGKSIVMISSEMPELLGMSDRIMVMCEGRLSGVIAGADATEEEIMRLATKHLV
- the mglC gene encoding galactose/methyl galactoside ABC transporter permease MglC, translating into MSSTAQKQIQGFVTQNAIYIVLVVLIVGIAIYEPHFLSITTLRDILLQSSTRAIIALGAAFVLITGGTDLSAGRVVGLTAVISASLLQDQDYPRRFFPDLPDLPLLVPILIAIAAGLVVGLINGIIVSRFSVPPFIATLGTMVIVYGVNSIYFDMEPNQSQPIGGLRKDFSHLGTGFIGPSGPYSVPYIVIIAIVVALLVWVIFNKTRLGKNMYAIGGNIQAATVSGINVAWNLMIIYAIAGALYGLGGVLESARTGGATNNYGNMYELDAIAACVVGGVSTSGGIGTVPGVLAGVLIFGVINYGLTFIGVNPYWQLIIKGLIIVAAVAFDIRKYLAKK
- a CDS encoding glycerophosphodiester phosphodiesterase encodes the protein MNRVRKTLLAATVLTGLLQPLSVSAAPSEKADRVDTIAHRGASGYAPENTMAAFRKAVKMKADYIELDVQATKDGKLVVIHDTTVDRTTDGTGKVGSFTWDELRQLDAGSFFGPEFAGERIPSFEEVLDEFRGKTGILIELKSPELYPGIEEKVADALAERNLDKPANEKIIVQSFNFDSMKTFHKLLPKVPIGVLTSNKEDLTDEKLAEFAVYSDYVNPTQKLVTKDLVDRIHDLGMQISVWTVRKPEEVEPLLKAGVDDIITDYPDYVPRNKHK
- the pcrA gene encoding DNA helicase PcrA; this encodes MSSVERITSGLNPEQREAVLTTEGPVLILAGAGSGKTKVLTQRIAYLISVKQVAPWSILAITFTNKAAREMQNRVAGIIGGAAAQDAWISTFHSLCVRILRRDIDRLGISRSFSILDAGDQLSVVKQCMKDLNLDPKQYEPRSILATISSAKNELTDPATFARLAGDPFAQAAAKVYEAYQKKLKNNQSLDFDDLIMTTVRLFKEVPEVLEFYQKKFRYIHVDEYQDTNRAQYLLISMLADMHRNVCCVGDADQSIYKWRGADISIILNFEKDYPEAKMIKLEQNYRSTKTILQAANQVIANNKLRKEKKLWTENAGGEKIACFQGDSEHDEAYFIVDSIRRQMAQYKRYDKFAVLYRTNAQSRVVEEVFIKSNIPYTIVGGTKFYDRKEIKDILAYLRLISNPDDDISLTRIINVPKRNIGDTTVEKLQAYANANGMSLYQAIQDTAYMGLPARTTNAILSFNDLITNLMNMTDYLSVTELVEEVLKRSGYRESLKEDKTLEAQARLENIEEFLSVTQEFERKNEDKSLLAFLTDLALVADIDSLGDDGAQEEVSAEGQVVLMTLHSAKGLEFPVVFLVGMEEGVFPHSRSLFDESEMEEERRLAYVGITRAEERLFLTCARMRTLFGRTNVNAPSRFLQEIPADLLEGSPVAERAFGGGTGGFGQRDMGRSSFGGGGYQAGASGRIGMAQRTAAASGSPFARPAAQAPDKLPGHGAGAGVDWKVGEKVKHGKWGTGTVVKVKGTGDDMELDIAFPSPTGIKKLLAKFAPIERG